A section of the Castanea sativa cultivar Marrone di Chiusa Pesio chromosome 12, ASM4071231v1 genome encodes:
- the LOC142621181 gene encoding adenylylsulfatase HINT3 isoform X2: MEEAKAKRRLSILCSHLRPLGASDSGQAPTHLISSRVSNSDSETENNKKNLHQNDCVFCKIIVNESPSVKLYEDDMCLCILDRNPLSHGHSLIIPKSHFCSLEATPPSVVAAMCSKVPFISSAIMKATDSDSFNLLVNNGASAGQVIFHSLRRRRLKLDQDVFKLVDSVREQLSVSNDTKNGLTGN; this comes from the exons ATGGAGGAGGCAAAGGCAAAGAGGAGGCTCTCCATTCTCTGTTCCCATCTCCGTCCACTCGGGGCTTCGGATTCGGGTCAGGCTCCGACCCACCTGATTTCCTCACGGGTTTCCAATTCGGACTCCGAGACTGAGAACAACAAAAAGAATCTCCACCAAAACGACTGCGTTTTCTGCAAGATTATTGTCAACGAATCTCCGTCTGTTAAG CTCTATGAAGATGATATGTGCCTGTGTATTTTGGACAGAAATCCACTGAGTCATGG GCATTCTCTTATCATCCCAAAATCTCATTTTTGTTCATTGGAAGCCACTCCTCCATCT GTGGTAGCTGCAATGTGTTCAAAAGTGCCCTTCATCAGCAGTGCAATAATGAAAGCTACTGATAGTG ATTCATTCAACTTGCTAGTTAACAATGGTGCATCTGCTGGACAAGTTATATTTCAT AGTTTACGGAGGCGTCGCCTAAAGTTGGACCAGGATGTTTTTAAACTTGTAGATAGTGTTCGAGAACAGCTATCAGTATCGAACGACACCAAGAATGGTCTCACAGGAAATTAG
- the LOC142621181 gene encoding adenylylsulfatase HINT3 isoform X1 — MEEAKAKRRLSILCSHLRPLGASDSGQAPTHLISSRVSNSDSETENNKKNLHQNDCVFCKIIVNESPSVKLYEDDMCLCILDRNPLSHGHSLIIPKSHFCSLEATPPSVVAAMCSKVPFISSAIMKATDSDSFNLLVNNGASAGQVIFHTHIHIIPRKAHDCLWPSESLRRRRLKLDQDVFKLVDSVREQLSVSNDTKNGLTGN; from the exons ATGGAGGAGGCAAAGGCAAAGAGGAGGCTCTCCATTCTCTGTTCCCATCTCCGTCCACTCGGGGCTTCGGATTCGGGTCAGGCTCCGACCCACCTGATTTCCTCACGGGTTTCCAATTCGGACTCCGAGACTGAGAACAACAAAAAGAATCTCCACCAAAACGACTGCGTTTTCTGCAAGATTATTGTCAACGAATCTCCGTCTGTTAAG CTCTATGAAGATGATATGTGCCTGTGTATTTTGGACAGAAATCCACTGAGTCATGG GCATTCTCTTATCATCCCAAAATCTCATTTTTGTTCATTGGAAGCCACTCCTCCATCT GTGGTAGCTGCAATGTGTTCAAAAGTGCCCTTCATCAGCAGTGCAATAATGAAAGCTACTGATAGTG ATTCATTCAACTTGCTAGTTAACAATGGTGCATCTGCTGGACAAGTTATATTTCAT ACTCATATTCATATAATCCCTCGAAAGGCACACGATTGCTTGTGGCCTTCTGAG AGTTTACGGAGGCGTCGCCTAAAGTTGGACCAGGATGTTTTTAAACTTGTAGATAGTGTTCGAGAACAGCTATCAGTATCGAACGACACCAAGAATGGTCTCACAGGAAATTAG